In a genomic window of Mycolicibacter heraklionensis:
- a CDS encoding recombinase family protein: MTVVTAQTTGQLLGYARVSTGHQSLDAQADALTAAGVDADRVYSDKLTGTSTKEQRTGLAGLLNYARPGDTIVVVGIDRLGRSAAEVMLTIKDLLDSEVVIRSLREGVDSSTPTGRAVLGIMASLAELELELGRERRDAAKAARKARNLPIGRPRALSPDQIALAERMRAAGEPVPEIAKTLGVSRPTMYRLLAEKG, translated from the coding sequence ATGACCGTCGTAACCGCCCAGACCACCGGCCAGCTGTTGGGCTACGCCCGGGTGTCCACCGGGCACCAGTCCCTGGATGCCCAGGCTGACGCGCTCACCGCCGCCGGTGTCGATGCAGACCGCGTCTACAGCGACAAGCTAACCGGCACGTCGACCAAGGAGCAGCGCACCGGCCTGGCCGGACTGCTGAACTACGCCCGGCCCGGTGACACAATCGTGGTCGTCGGGATCGACCGGCTGGGCCGCAGCGCCGCCGAGGTCATGTTGACCATCAAGGACCTTCTGGACAGTGAGGTGGTCATCCGGTCGCTGCGCGAAGGGGTGGACAGCTCCACTCCCACAGGCAGGGCTGTCCTGGGCATCATGGCCAGCCTCGCCGAGCTGGAGCTGGAGCTGGGTCGAGAGCGTCGAGATGCGGCTAAGGCTGCGCGCAAGGCCCGCAACTTACCCATCGGACGGCCTCGGGCGCTGTCCCCCGACCAGATCGCGCTGGCCGAGCGGATGCGTGCCGCAGGCGAGCCGGTGCCCGAGATCGCCAAAACCCTCGGTGTCAGCCGCCCCACGATGTACCGACTGCTGGCCGAAAAGGGCTAA
- a CDS encoding DNA primase family protein — translation MVENSNPGEERDGVTEENRQPNDQDEHDVLDVMAASVVGGSGAPLLELLGIRQDEHVSVCWQRPDRNFMAQLTSGSDAARVAAEHINDANVWFGVNPIGRHVRGGRGRAEDVTRCVALWADLDVGKDGACVDVDQALMIVKEVSEMLGANPIALVDSGSGGLHPYWLLDVGDPAWRFKLNPEEPWKDNAARERAQNGLRRFQRLVDHVAARHGVKVDNVSDMSRVLRWPGSYNRKRPDQPGLVELVESPLGIPEPLTLEWVENALDEAGIPAEAPKSRPGSGDGATVAGKAGDWRYGMLTHPYVLSMIEGWKTEAVNGRHHWMLSCFIRLACAHRCGRITESDYGRGRDVVLGRFTVDDLGRELRVDEGAPELQEAIRRAEAKSDEEALRECGGRDRDAGQTDSEYWAESVDVQRSDSGEIDTTDRLEDAYLGERIYRESLQDYQWTAEFGWMHYDGRRWTRTKDPIVADEVRSALIELHRGGALAGADHNRLQKISGLLSRSRIEGLAGVARMVSAKESQSIRFDDHPDLLNVGNGVVDLRTGELSPHGRELYLTKVIDVDYVPYAVHEDWDKALEALPDAECEVWLQERLGQGITGHPVPDDRLLVLKGGGSNGKTTIVDGVRGALGGDYMVSMPERILLARPSDHPTEMMKLCGARLAVMEEFPDQHINVKRLKDIQGTGEMTARHIGKDSVSWKPTHSAVITTNYFPKVDESDHGTWRRLVMLDFPYTYRKAGERLGPDDRLGDPGLRGRVEGGTEQQQAVLAWLVEGARRWYANDMAMSADPRSVTEATAQWREQSDVMLRYITERLVFDPQQWVPTGDLFDDFTSWSADAKHRQWTAQTFTSRFLGHEDVDKAGVRKGQVSTSREGLSRRPSRVSGQPTGAPLPKRTMAMLGVGFRVDEGGEAVEEGWAERAKRS, via the coding sequence ATGGTGGAGAACAGCAACCCCGGCGAGGAGCGCGACGGGGTCACCGAGGAGAACCGCCAGCCTAACGACCAGGATGAGCATGACGTACTCGATGTGATGGCCGCTAGTGTCGTCGGTGGTTCAGGTGCCCCGCTTTTGGAGCTGCTTGGCATCCGGCAGGACGAGCACGTCAGCGTGTGCTGGCAGCGCCCCGACCGCAACTTCATGGCCCAACTGACCAGCGGTAGTGACGCTGCCCGGGTTGCTGCCGAACACATCAATGACGCAAACGTCTGGTTCGGGGTCAACCCCATCGGTAGGCATGTGCGCGGTGGACGGGGGAGGGCGGAAGACGTGACCCGGTGCGTCGCGCTCTGGGCGGACCTTGACGTCGGCAAGGACGGTGCCTGCGTTGATGTCGACCAGGCCTTAATGATCGTCAAGGAGGTCAGCGAGATGTTGGGGGCCAACCCCATCGCGCTGGTGGACTCCGGCAGCGGTGGACTGCACCCGTATTGGTTGCTCGACGTGGGCGACCCCGCCTGGCGATTCAAGCTCAACCCCGAGGAGCCGTGGAAGGATAACGCGGCCAGAGAGCGGGCGCAGAACGGGCTGCGGCGGTTCCAGCGGCTGGTGGACCACGTCGCAGCACGGCATGGTGTCAAGGTCGACAACGTCAGCGACATGAGTCGGGTCCTGCGTTGGCCGGGGTCATACAACAGAAAGCGGCCAGACCAGCCGGGCCTGGTTGAGCTGGTGGAGTCCCCGCTGGGCATACCTGAACCGCTCACGCTGGAGTGGGTGGAGAACGCCCTGGATGAGGCTGGTATCCCGGCTGAGGCCCCGAAGAGTAGACCCGGCAGCGGTGACGGCGCGACCGTCGCGGGTAAGGCCGGAGACTGGCGCTACGGGATGCTCACCCACCCGTACGTCCTGTCGATGATCGAGGGCTGGAAGACCGAGGCGGTCAATGGTCGTCATCACTGGATGTTGAGCTGCTTCATCCGGTTGGCCTGCGCTCACCGGTGCGGGCGGATCACCGAGAGCGACTACGGGCGCGGCCGGGATGTCGTCCTGGGCAGGTTCACGGTTGATGACTTGGGCCGAGAGCTTCGGGTCGACGAGGGAGCGCCCGAGTTGCAAGAGGCCATCCGCAGGGCAGAAGCCAAGAGTGACGAGGAAGCCCTGCGAGAGTGCGGAGGTCGGGACAGAGACGCAGGGCAGACCGACTCCGAGTACTGGGCCGAGAGCGTCGACGTTCAGCGGTCCGACAGCGGGGAGATCGACACCACTGATCGGCTGGAGGACGCTTATCTAGGTGAGCGCATCTATCGGGAGAGCTTGCAGGACTACCAGTGGACCGCCGAGTTCGGATGGATGCACTATGACGGGCGGCGGTGGACGCGGACTAAGGACCCGATCGTCGCTGACGAGGTCCGTAGTGCACTGATAGAGCTGCATCGGGGTGGCGCGCTCGCCGGTGCCGACCACAACCGGCTGCAGAAGATCTCCGGGCTGCTGTCCAGGAGCCGCATCGAGGGTCTCGCCGGGGTGGCAAGGATGGTCAGCGCGAAAGAGTCACAGTCGATCCGCTTCGATGATCATCCGGACCTGCTCAACGTAGGCAACGGCGTGGTTGACCTGCGCACCGGTGAGCTGAGTCCGCACGGCCGCGAGCTGTACCTGACGAAGGTCATCGACGTCGACTATGTGCCCTACGCGGTGCACGAGGACTGGGATAAGGCATTGGAGGCCCTGCCGGACGCCGAGTGTGAAGTCTGGCTACAGGAACGGCTAGGTCAGGGCATAACGGGCCACCCGGTGCCGGACGACAGGCTGCTCGTCCTGAAGGGCGGCGGATCGAATGGGAAGACCACGATCGTTGACGGCGTCCGGGGTGCACTCGGCGGCGACTACATGGTGTCCATGCCCGAGCGGATTTTGCTGGCCAGGCCGAGTGATCATCCCACCGAGATGATGAAGCTTTGTGGGGCCAGGCTGGCCGTCATGGAGGAGTTCCCCGACCAGCACATCAACGTTAAACGCCTCAAGGACATCCAAGGCACCGGCGAGATGACCGCTCGCCATATCGGCAAGGACTCGGTCTCCTGGAAGCCGACTCACAGTGCGGTCATCACGACGAATTACTTTCCGAAGGTCGACGAGTCGGACCACGGAACGTGGCGGCGGCTGGTGATGTTGGATTTTCCGTACACCTACCGCAAGGCGGGGGAGAGGCTGGGGCCCGACGACCGGTTGGGAGATCCGGGCCTGCGGGGAAGGGTCGAGGGCGGGACGGAGCAGCAGCAGGCCGTGCTGGCCTGGCTGGTCGAAGGTGCACGGCGCTGGTATGCCAATGACATGGCCATGTCAGCAGACCCGAGAAGCGTCACCGAGGCCACGGCTCAGTGGCGTGAACAGTCGGACGTGATGCTCCGCTACATCACTGAACGCCTGGTCTTCGACCCACAGCAGTGGGTGCCGACGGGGGATTTGTTCGACGACTTCACCTCCTGGTCGGCGGACGCGAAGCATCGGCAGTGGACCGCGCAGACGTTCACCTCACGGTTCCTCGGTCACGAGGATGTTGACAAGGCTGGGGTGCGCAAGGGCCAGGTCTCCACTAGCCGGGAGGGGTTGTCTCGGAGACCGAGCAGGGTCTCCGGCCAACCTACGGGCGCTCCGCTACCGAAGCGGACCATGGCGATGCTCGGGGTCGGCTTCCGGGTCGACGAGGGTGGAGAAGCTGTAGAGGAGGGGTGGGCGGAGCGGGCAAAACGGTCCTGA
- a CDS encoding helix-turn-helix transcriptional regulator has product MSDTQCNIISRQVLLEWLGVSDSTERRKRKEGRSWPPHLMIAGKVCYRRSAVEDFIRAQEAICQKVISEAHGKASAVPEGQVRHAPRAEGIDSGAVRSAEVIG; this is encoded by the coding sequence ATGAGCGACACCCAATGCAACATCATCAGCCGACAGGTCTTACTGGAATGGCTCGGCGTCTCCGACAGCACGGAGCGCCGCAAGCGCAAGGAAGGTCGTTCCTGGCCGCCGCACCTGATGATTGCGGGCAAGGTCTGCTACCGGCGCTCCGCCGTCGAGGACTTTATCCGCGCCCAGGAAGCCATATGCCAAAAAGTCATCTCAGAAGCTCACGGTAAGGCGTCGGCCGTACCCGAAGGCCAGGTCCGGCATGCCCCGCGCGCCGAGGGCATCGATTCTGGGGCTGTTCGCAGCGCTGAGGTGATCGGCTGA